AAAGTTGACAGTCGACAAAGCGTTGGATGGTGAGGATGCGTGGCGGCCTCCTGAACAGGTGGTGGCTGCAGAATCAGATTTGAGCTAGGTCTCCGTTGCACCTTCCCTTTCACAGCTGCACTTTGCTGCCTTAGGTGCCTAcctttcttcctcttctttcCGGCTTTCTGCCCTCTTCGGGTAGGTGCAAGAGAGCGAGGGGGGTTCCTTCCTCGTGGGCTGCTGCCACCTCACGCGAGCGGAAGGCGGCCGCTCCGGTCGAGACGATGTCAATCGAGGCAGGGCAGTCGCGGCACAGAAAGCACACTACGCGGTGCTGAAGTAGTAGTACTTCAATATTGCCAAGGCGACTTGGCCGAGATCGGTTGGGCTTAGGATGCCTCGGACAAGGAGAGACCTGGCTACCACTGTGGTCGCCTGAGTGATGGTTTTTCTGCAAACACCCGATCAGAAACGGTGGATCTTGATGACTCTCGTCCAAACAAACCGACTGGAAAACTTGCCAGAGAAGACAGGTCCGTATGTAGAAGGCGGCAAGAGTGGAAAGTGCTATGAAAAACACCACGATGGAGACGAGCCGAATATGTTATTTGTATTGAGATGTGCCGAGTCCTTGGCCTGTCTAGCAATGCTCGTCGCAGGACTTCTTGCCCGCGAATAACAAAGCGGAAACCAAGTACCCCGGGGCCATTCAAAATGATGAAGTGATGCTGGGCACGGTGGCTGTTTTGGATGAAATAAAAGCCGACGCGGACATGAGCTCGCCCAGTAGGTcgtcaaggagaaggggaGAGACAGGTGTGCCGTCATTCGTGGGCGGTGAGCCCGTAAGTTTGTCCATGTGGCTAATGCATTGAATCACAGCTCCCACTTCCACTTTTCTGGACTCCTGGAGGTCTAtgggcggccatgatgccgttGCCTGATCCTTTCTGTCCCTCCTTTGCGTCTACCGCATTCCCTGCGCTCACCCTGCAGACTCGGGACCCTTGCGTGACTTTTAAGTGAATGATGCCGTTCGCAGCACCTAAGATCTTGATACTCTTATGGGCATCGATGTAGAACGCTGGCAGTGTTTACAGTGCGATATTGGCCTGAGCTCGACACTTCGCGAGTGTCCTGAGTCGTCAGGTGGCACGTTCGGCACCGGCGCCTTTCAGGACTACCTTATCACGAATGCGGCGCAATGCGCCCTTCTGATGCCTTATAAGGGTTTCCTGTGACCTCCATGGATTCTCTGATGATTTCCGCAGGGTAGTGTCGACTACATGGCCTCACGTATCGTGCAGACCTACCTAGgaccttagtaccttacgTTCGTACTTCGTGCAAGGCTGCTGTGGTCGTTGAATAGGTAATAATGTGAACCGCGCCAACAACACCGCCCAatggcatgcatgcaagGGCCCAAGAAGGGAAACGCTCCACGCACCCATTTTGCCCCGTCAGAGGCCTCAGAGCTAGGTAGGTTCCCTCCCCATTCTCATTAGCGCTCGCCAGTACGTACTCGGGTACGGAGACCCCCCGCCTGCCGGGGACGTCCCTTAAGTAAGGTACTATTGAAGGTAGTACCGCCCTTGGCCagttacctacctagtagtactgTTCATTtaaggtacgaagtactgtacACCCGGCTGTACCTAACCGGGAAAGCACCGGATAGCCAGACCTCCACTAGGGGACCCCCGTGTTGCCATGTACTACctgtagtacctacctagtacttgCGTAGTAGCTAAGGTACTAATATACCTATGGTACCTAAGGCACTGTAGGTACCAGGTAGTAGCTGCAGCATATCCGATACCCGCACCACTCGCCGATAGAGCCACTACTACCTCTAGTACTGaacgcgacgacgtcaaccTCCGGCCATCACCACGCCGCTCACCTGCCACGCGTCTCACGTTGATCGGACTCCTGCGAGACCGCATACCCGCGCCTCTCCGCCTCGATCAGCGGCAGGAGCCAAGGCTCTTCCTTGTCTAATGGGCCCACAATGCCGCGACGACAGGCGCCCCTCGACGACTATGCATCCGCCGTGCCGCAGGCATGTTTgctgcctcgcctccgccgtAAAGCACATTGTTAACAGCATCCCTTAGATCATCCTCTCCTCATCCGATGCCGAATTTCTCGACCATCTGATGCCCGTGCTTAAGGATGCAGCCAACTCCAAGCGAACTCCAGCGCTGATGCAGTGCCTCACGCGCTACTCTGAAGACCGTGAGGCCGACATTGAGCGCATTGGCCTGACCAAGCACGAGGAGTTCCTCGACTCCGTCAGCCGACTTCAGCATGTCCGTGAAGGGACAGTCAACTTGACGGCCGAGATCCTCAAGCTCAACCAGTCCATCCAAGCAAGCACGgagaagctggccgagcagAAGGGCGCCCTCGTCAACACCAAGGCGATTCGGCAGAACATTGCCGATGCCACCGACGCTCTCAAAGACTCGCTCCAAGTCTTGCACGCTGTCAATCACGCAcacgacctcgtccgccgcaaGAAGTATTACTCTGCGCTCAAGTCGCTTGATGACCTGCAGAACGAGCACTTGGTTCCGATCCTGCAGAATCGCTACGCCACTCAGCATCGACTGGCTGATGTTATTCAAAAGTCCATCCCCGGCTCACAAAAGGCCATTTCAGAAGCCGTCATGACCGACTTGAACACATGGCTCTTCCGCATCCGCGAGACTTCCCAGTTCCTCGGCGAAGTGGCATTCTACCACACTGAATTGCGAAGGTCCCGGCAGAGGAAGAGAGTAGAAGACGACCAGTTCCTATCCAACTTCAAGCTGAACTCCTCCATTGAACTTGTTTGCGATGAGAGCGAGGAGTTTGACGTAATGGACAATGAGGAGCTTCAAGTAGATTTCACTCCACTTTTCGAAGCCCTACATATCCATGATGCCCTTGGCCAGACCGATCGATTCCGCTCCGAAtacgccgccaccaggcgTCAGCAGAAAGACTTGCTGCTTCCCAACTCAgttgagctcctcgccgacgacgaatcATCCCTGAGCAGCTTACTCGAAGGAATCGCTGGCTTTGCAATCATCGAAAAGGCAACAATGAGGCGGCTGCCTCATCTCCGTTCACCGGCGGATGTGAGAGGCTCATCCGCATATGCTTCATACCACAGTGCTAATTTGTTCTCGTGTACAGGTTGAGGAGCTTTGGGAATCAATGTGCAGCGCAGCCATCAACCTGACGTCCAGAGCCCTAAGCGATGTCGGCAATGCCGAGATCCTGCTTAAGATCAAGGGTTTCATAGCGCTGTTCATACAGACCATGGAGGTATTTCTTGACTGCGAACACACGACCGCGGAGGAGTTGACTCATTCGATTGTGCAGGGCTGGGGCTATTCGATCGCCACCCTTGACTCATTTCTTCTGGCCCTGTTCGACAAGTACGCTGAGCTTCTGAAACGACGATTTAGCGAGGACTTCCAAGAGGTGAGTGACCTttccgcggcggcaagtTTCCTGGTCTGATATGTTTACGGCTCAGATTGTGTCCACCGACGATTACATGCCTATGGCGATCAACTCAGTCGAGGAATACGAGAAGGTGATCAACGTCAGCTGGTTCGCGCAAGACCAGCCAACTGAAGAGCTCACGTATGTACATCAACGCGCGCCGTCTGCTGTTGCTAATTTGTCTACAGTTTTCCTTGCGTTTTGCCTTTCTCTCAGATGTATCCACTATGTTGTATCGACATTCGCAACTTCCTCAATCAGTTTTACTTCTTTTCCGACGATCATTTTCAGCACTCTGATGTCATTGACGAGACTTTGAGAAAGGTATGGCCCAGGGCCCACGCCACTTGTTAACTGAACCGGCTAGGATATTGACGAGGCCATCGCGCAGTCTTTAGATGAGCTATTGACGGAAAAAGTTTGCCAGTCACTGGTGGAACGCCTTAGCTCGCAATATCTTGGTCAAATAGTACAGATTCTCATCAATCTGGAACATTTCGAAATTGCATGCCAGGAGCTAGAGCAGCTGTTGATCAGAGCAAGGTCATCGACATCAGCTGGGGGACCGCTGAAATTGAACGCCACCGAGGAATTCCGCAATAACAAGAAGACGGCAGAGAAGCGCATATTTGAGCTCGTCAACAGCAAAATCGATGACCTCGTCGATACCGCCGAATATGACTGGTGAATTAATTGCCCTATCTTGTTTCCCGAACGAATAAATTTGCTAATGCGTTTTGTTTTCGGCAGGCTGACGCCCACGGTACCCACGGAGCCAAGCAATTATATGCAAACGCTGACTCGATACCTGTCTAACATCATGAACTCAACACTGCTTGGGTTGCCCCGAGAAATCAAGGAGCTTATATATTTTGATGCATTGAGCCACGCAGCAAACAAGATCCTGGTACAACGTCCAACACGAGATGCACCTGCTTCGACCCTGTGCTAACCCATGCATCAACCCAGGCTCTCCCGCTTTCGCAGGAAGTTAAGCATATAAACGCCAATGGGGTCTCCGCACTGGCCCAGGATGTAGAATACTTGACCGAGTTCGTCGCTAGCCTAGAGAACGGGCAGATGCTGCGAGAGAATttggacgagctgcagcaaaCGGTCAACTTGATGCAGTCAGATAATCACGACGAATTCTTCGATATCTCGATTCGCAACAAAAAGTACGgacgcgtcgacgccctcaacGGGCCTCTCCTCCTTGAGAAGTATGATTTATCGCAGCCCGTCGCAGAAAATGCACTAATTGACCGGATGTACTAACATAACCCCCAGACTCACACCCGTGACGCACGCCACTGCCAGAAACGCGCCGTTGTCGAACTTGTCAAGTCGCTTCGCCATGATGAAGTGACATGCGCCGGCACAGAACAACATCTCGACTCGCACGCAGCCGCTCCCCTCCCTTGGGACACGTAGCTCCCTGGCAATGATCTAAAGCGATCGTTTGAAGACCAGGATTGACCTAGATTATTGCGCACTGTGGTTCCTGAACGCCACCCTGCACAAGCGCAGTTCATCGCGCATCTGACAAAATATATACACAAGACACGGTACAT
The genomic region above belongs to Purpureocillium takamizusanense chromosome 5, complete sequence and contains:
- the SEC15 gene encoding Rab GTPase-binding exocyst subunit S15 (EggNog:ENOG503NWG4~COG:U~BUSCO:EOG09260NY2); translation: MPRRQAPLDDYASAVPQIILSSSDAEFLDHLMPVLKDAANSKRTPALMQCLTRYSEDREADIERIGLTKHEEFLDSVSRLQHVREGTVNLTAEILKLNQSIQASTEKLAEQKGALVNTKAIRQNIADATDALKDSLQVLHAVNHAHDLVRRKKYYSALKSLDDLQNEHLVPILQNRYATQHRLADVIQKSIPGSQKAISEAVMTDLNTWLFRIRETSQFLGEVAFYHTELRRSRQRKRVEDDQFLSNFKLNSSIELVCDESEEFDVMDNEELQVDFTPLFEALHIHDALGQTDRFRSEYAATRRQQKDLLLPNSVELLADDESSLSSLLEGIAGFAIIEKATMRRLPHLRSPADVEELWESMCSAAINLTSRALSDVGNAEILLKIKGFIALFIQTMEGWGYSIATLDSFLLALFDKYAELLKRRFSEDFQEIVSTDDYMPMAINSVEEYEKVINVSWFAQDQPTEELTFPCVLPFSQMYPLCCIDIRNFLNQFYFFSDDHFQHSDVIDETLRKSLDELLTEKVCQSLVERLSSQYLGQIVQILINLEHFEIACQELEQLLIRARSSTSAGGPLKLNATEEFRNNKKTAEKRIFELVNSKIDDLVDTAEYDWLTPTVPTEPSNYMQTLTRYLSNIMNSTLLGLPREIKELIYFDALSHAANKILALPLSQEVKHINANGVSALAQDVEYLTEFVASLENGQMLRENLDELQQTVNLMQSDNHDEFFDISIRNKKYGRVDALNGPLLLEKLTPVTHATARNAPLSNLSSRFAMMK
- the SEC15 gene encoding Rab GTPase-binding exocyst subunit S15, variant 2 (EggNog:ENOG503NWG4~COG:U), yielding MPRRQAPLDDYASAVPQIILSSSDAEFLDHLMPVLKDAANSKRTPALMQCLTRYSEDREADIERIGLTKHEEFLDSVSRLQHVREGTVNLTAEILKLNQSIQASTEKLAEQKGALVNTKAIRQNIADATDALKDSLQVLHAVNHAHDLVRRKKYYSALKSLDDLQNEHLVPILQNRYATQHRLADVIQKSIPGSQKAISEAVMTDLNTWLFRIRETSQFLGEVAFYHTELRRSRQRKRVEDDQFLSNFKLNSSIELVCDESEEFDVMDNEELQVDFTPLFEALHIHDALGQTDRFRSEYAATRRQQKDLLLPNSVELLADDESSLSSLLEGIAGFAIIEKATMRRLPHLRSPADVEELWESMCSAAINLTSRALSDVGNAEILLKIKGFIALFIQTMEGWGYSIATLDSFLLALFDKYAELLKRRFSEDFQEIVSTDDYMPMAINSVEEYEKVINVSWFAQDQPTEELTFPCVLPFSQMYPLCCIDIRNFLNQFYFFSDDHFQHSDVIDETLRKSLDELLTEKVCQSLVERLSSQYLGQIVQILINLEHFEIACQELEQLLIRARSSTSAGGPLKLNATEEFRNNKKTAEKRIFELVNSKIDDLVDTAEYDWLTPTVPTEPSNYMQTLTRYLSNIMNSTLLGLPREIKELIYFDALSHAANKILVQRPTRDAPASTLC